CAGAAGCTTGCGGCCCGGATTTATACGTTTGATGCCGGCATCCATTGCGCGGATATGCTTGTTGATATCGGCAAGCATGGACGTTTCAAGCTCGGCGAGCTGGTCCAGAAGTGCGGTCATGATAACTACCTTGATGTCATCACCCCGGCGCAAGGGCCGGGGCGGTTTTTTGGTTTTCAGGCTGCTCAGGGGTGAGCCTAGACCATAGCGAAGACGCGGGCCGGACCACCGCTGCCGCCGCGATGCTTCGGCGCACCGACAACAAGCGTTGCGCCCTTGGCGGGCACGGCATCCAGGTTCGCCAGATTTTCAATACCCCAGCGGTTTGTCGGCAGCCAGGCATAGTGGGTGGCGAAATCGGCGGACTGGCCGAAATCAAGCGACAGTGTATCGACGGCCATGCCGACAGCGCCGGTCTCCAGCAGCATCTTGGTTGCTTCAATGTGGAAACCCGGGAAATGCATCTTCTTTTCAGCATCCGCGCCGCGGAACTTGTCACTGCCGACATGCGCCGCCCAGCCTGAGTTCATGGCAATGCAGGCCTTGTCCGGAATGGGGCCATTGGCGTCAATCCAGGCCTTCACGTCATCCGGAGTGACCTGGTAATCCACGTTTTCTGCCGCTTTTGCCTTCACATCGATGACGCACAACGGGCAGATCAGGTTGGCGACAGGTATCTCTGCAACCGACTGGCCGTCTTCTGAAAAGTGCAGCGGTGCATCTACGTGGGTGCCGGTGTGCTCGTTGACGCGCAGTTCAAACAGGTTGAAACCGTTGTCCTTGAACTTGAATTTCTGGTCCTTGAAGAATTGCTGCGCCCCGAAATAGGTGGGGAAGTCCTCGTGCAGTTCATGTGTCATGTCCTTGACTTTCTCATGCCCGTCGGCCAGGGCCGGTGCAGACATGGGCGCGGTTACCGCTGCAGCGGCAACACCTGCCGCAGCAGTCTGAAACAGCGCGCGCCGCGACAGCATTTGCGCCTTCACGCTTTCGATTACACATGCATCACACATTTGAATTCCTCCTCTGTAGATCAGGATGATTTTTGGTTGAAGCAACCAAAAGTCATAAACCTGATCGGTTCGATAGATTCAGAGCAACTTTATGGGTTCAAGTGAACCCATGTTGCTCTGGATAACCCGATAATCCCGGGCACATGACCCGGAACCCGGCAGCTTAACACCAGTTGCGCTGGAGGCCAGTCGATTTGACGTGATCAGCGGCGGATCTCACACTTCCAGGACAATCTTGCCGATATGAGCCGAGGTTTCCATCAGGGTGTGGGCCTTGTCGGCCTGCGCCAGGGGAAAGGTCTTGAACAATTGCGGTTTGACTTTGCCGGCCTCGATCAATGGCCACACGGTTGTTCTCAAGGCACTGGCGATGGCTGCCTTGTCGGCGGTGGGGCGAATGCGCAAGGTGGAACCGGTCAGTGTCAGGCGTTTGAGCATGACCATCATGAAATCGACTTCCGCCTTTGAACCGTTGAGGTAGGCAATGTTGACGATGCGGCCATCGCGTGCTGCCGCCTTGATGTTGCGCTGGATGTAGTCACCGCCGACCATGTCGAGGATGACGTCGACCCCCTTCTTGCCGGTGGCCTGTTTCAGCACGTCCACGAAGTCCTGTTCGCGATAGTTGATGGCGCGTTCGGCGCCGAGCGCTTCGCAGGCGGCGCATTTGTCGGCGGAGCCTGCCGTGGTGTAGACGGTTGACCCAAGTTGGGACGCGATCTGGATGGCAGTTGTGCCAATACCGGACGATCCGCCATGCACCAGCAGGCTTTCACCCGGTTTCAGGGCGCCACGTTCAAAAACATTGGTCCAGACGGTGAAGAATGTTTCCGGGATTCCGGCTGCTTCCGCCATGCTGAGACCGTCAGGAACCGGAAGGGCATTGGTTTCGTGCACACTGCAATACTCGGCATACCCGCCGCCAGCCACCAGGGCGCAGACCTTGTCACCTGCCTTCCAGAGTGAAACGCCTTCGCCGAGAGCCACAACCTCACCGGCAATCTCCAGTCCGGGAATTTCTGATGCGCCGGGCGGCGGCGGGTAGGCGCCCATGCGCTGCAGGACATCCGGGCGGTTCACACCGGCTGCGGCAACCTTGATCAATACCTCGCCGGCACCCGGTGCCGGGGTCGGTATTGTGGCTGGTTTCAGCACATCCGGGCCGCCGGGTTGGGATATTTCAATTGCGGTCATTGAAGAAGGAATACTGGTCACAAGCGGGTGCCTCATATGCAAAGGTTGTCAGGAAATTGCCGGTTAGGCATTATGAAACAACTAGTAGTGGCGCAATCAGGCGGTTGCAAGCGGAGGTCATTGTCATGGACGAAGAAATCATCAAGCCGAAACCCCCCGGTCCTGCTGTTGGTGAAGACCTCTCGGAACTGTCTGTGGAGGAATTGCAGAGGCGGGTGGTGGAGTTCGAGGACGAAATTGTGCGCCTGAAAGCTGAAATTGACGGGAAACAGTCTTCGAAGGTCGCCGCGGATTCATTTTTCAAGCTGTAACGGTGTCCTGCGGGTCAATTTTATTCCCGAACTAAGTCACTGAATCGAATCGGTTATCTGAAAAGTAACCTGAATGAATTGTTTCAATAATGCCCAAAATGAATCATGTTAACCTTTTGGTAAGGATCTGGGTGCATAGTCGTCAATGTAGTCCTTAGGGATTACCCGAGTGGTTTTCCACTCTGTTTGACGCCTCCCTGTTAGACTTTATGAGCCGCGATTATTTCGTGGCTCTTTTTTTTGGCACCGGACTTGCTTGAAAGGTGGTCAGGCTGGTCTTCGTGGTTCATATTGATGCACCAAAGATTCCCGGCTGTTTCGAGGCCCAGAATTTTCGAGGTTTGTTTTTATGGTCACTGGTGGTAGTTCCGAGCGTCTCATGCCTGTAGATTTTCTTTCGCGCTTTACAGCATCCAAACAATTCCAACAGGTTTTTCAAGAAGGCATGAGCCTGATTGAAGAGACTGCAAATTACCTTGATGGACCTGGCCGTCAGGACGTTCGTGAACTCGACAAGCAGGGATCGGTTACCTATGCGAGCCAGTCTATGCGCCTGACCACGCGGCTCATGCAGCTGGCATCCTGGCTTTTGCTGCAGCGTGCCGTCAGCTCCGGCGAAATCACCCGTGACGATGCGGACCAGGAAAAGAGCCGTATCTCGCTTGATGAGATCGGGGAAGGCCAGCCGCTTGCCGGTGCGGATGGCTTGCCGGAAGCCCTTAAAGGCCTTGTCAGTCGCTCCCTGCGCCTGCACGAGCGGATTGTGACGCTGGATGTAATGATTGCCGAGCGTGATGAAACACTTCTCAGCGGTGAAGCTGCCAATGAAGTGAACACGCATCTGGACCAGTTGCAGAAAGCGTTCAACGCGCGCCGCAGTTGATCCGGCGCAACGCCGGTTACCCGGTTTTCGAATTCAAATACCAAAAGCCCGGCTGATCGGCAGCCGGGCTTTTTCATGTCTGCAGCCCGAAACGGGCGACGGGTTATTTCTTGAGGAAGCCGAACTTCTCGTTAAAGCGGCTGACACGTCCGCCACGATCAACCAGATTCTGGTTGCCGCCTGTCCAGGCCGGGTGGGTGGCAGGATCGATATCCAGCTGAAGATTGTCGCCTTCCTTGCCCCAGGTCGAACGGGTCTGGAAAGATGAACCATCAGTGTTGGTCACTGTGATCATGTGATAGTCGGGGTGAATGTCTTTTTTCATCGAAGGTATCTTTCAAACAAACCAGCGCGCCCGATCCGATAACCGGTTTTGGCGACGACCTGGAGAAAAACTGAAATCCGGCGTGGTCTATACATGACAGAAGCCTTTTGCGCAACCACTGCCGGGCTTGCGGATGCCTGAAATCCTATTGCGAAATTTGCGGACTGCGGCACCTGGCCACATAAGCGCCTGCTTGCCGCGCCAAGCATGGCATTGATAGATCTGCATGAGTTTTAGTTGCCACGACAAAACCCATGAACACGATCACTGCTGAACCGTTCCAGCAACTTTATGGGTTCAACTGAAGCCATGTTGCTCTAATGTGGCGCGCATGACGATGGAATTGAGGATTGAAGACGTTGACAGTTGATACGGGCCGGGCAGGGCCGCGGGATGTTCAGTCACCCGCCGGTGTGTCTGATAGCGGCGATGCCAAGCCGGCAATTGAAACCGATGAGCCCGGCAGACGGCCGAAAGCCTCAAGTCTCAGGCCCTTGTCACGGCTGCTGCCTTTCCTGTTTCGCTACCGGCCCCAGATCGGTATCGCTGTCCTGTTCCTGATCCTGGCCGCCGCCTCGACACTGGTCGTGCCGGTTGCGGTGCGCAGGGTCATCGACCACGGCTTTTCCGGCGAGAATGCGGCCTTCGTCGACCAGTATTTTTCGGTCATGATGCTGGTTGTGGCGGTTTTGGCGGTGTCGTCTGCGGGCCGCTATTACTTCGTCACCTGGATCGGTGAGCGCGTCGTTGCGGATTTGCGCGATGCGGTGTTTTCACACCTGTTGAAACTGTCACCGTCGTTTTACGACACCGCCCAGTCCGGTGAAGTGCTGGCGCGCCTGACCGCCGACACGACACAGGTAAAGAACGTGTTCGGGTCAACTGTCTCGGTCGCATTGCGCAACCTGGTGATGCTGGTCGGGGCAATTGCCATGCTGATCGCCACCAGCCTGAAACTGTCCGGCATGGTGCTGCTGGTGATACCGCTGATTGTGCTGCCCATGGTGTTCTTTGGACGCAAGGTGCGCAAACTGTCGCGCCATGCGCAGGATACGCTTGCCAGTTCGGCGGCGCTGGCCCAGGAATCGCTGTACTCGGTGCAGGCCGTGCAGGCGTTCGGGCAGGAACCGCGAATAGGCAAGACCTTCAATGCGGCGACCCAGGAGGCATTTGCGGCGGCTGCAGCGCGCGCCAGGGGACGGGCGTTCCTGACGGCCGCAATCATTTTCCTGGCCTTCGGCGCGATCATCGGCATCTTGTGGTACGGTGCCCAGGAAGTACTGTCCGGTGCAATGACGCCGGGCACGCTGGGCCAGTTTCTGCTGTATGCAGCCTTTGCCGCCGGCGCCATGGGATCACTGTCAGAGGTGTGGGGTGAACTGCAGCTGGCAGCCGGGGCTGCGGAGCGCCTGTCGGAACTGCTGGATACCGAGCCGGGTATTGCAGAGCCTGCAACACCGGTGGCGTTACCGTTACCGGCAAAGGGCGCTGTGGCTTTCGATAAGGTAAAGTTTTATTATCCGTCACGCCCCGATGACCAGGTGCTGAAGGGATTGAGTTTTTCGGTAAAGCCCGGCGAAACAGTGGCCATTGTCGGGCCGTCGGGCGCCGGCAAGTCCACCCTGTTTGCGCTGATCCTGCGGTTTTATGATCCACAGTCGGGAACGGTGCGGCTGGATGGCGTAGATGTTGCCGATGCCGCGCTGAATGATTTGCGCGGATCGATTTCCCTGGTGCCTCAGGACACGGTTATCTTTTCTGCCAGTGTGCTCGACAATATCCGGTTTTCCAGGCCGTCAGCCAGCGATGACGAGGTCATGCAGGCGGCGAAACTGGCCCGCGTCGATGAGTTTGCCGTGCGCTTGTCGCAAGGGTTTGACACCCAGGTCGGCGAGCGCGGTGTAACGCTGTCGGGCGGACAGCGCCAGCGGGTCGCGATTGCCCGGGCCGTGCTGCGCGATGCGCCGCTGTTGTTGCTGGATGAAGCGACCAGCGCACTTGATGCAGAGAGCGAACAGTATGTGCAGGCCGCATTTGAAGACCTGATGCAACACCGCACCACGCTGGTGATTGCTCACCGGCTTGCAACGGTCCGCAATGCCGACCGGATTATCGTGCTGGATGACGGATGCGTTGCAGCGGAAGGCAGCCATGCCCAGTTGATGAAGAAGGGCGGATTGTATGCCCGGCTCGCCAAGCTGCAGTTCAGCGAATAAGCCTGGCCGGTGAATCCGGACAAGGCGGAACCGGGACGTGCCCGGCCCGGCAACCGATTCACTCCCGGAACAATATCGGCGGCAGGCGAAAGAAGCGCGGTACGGAGCCTGCTTCGATTCGGAGCCGGTTTAATTGTCAGTTAACTGGATAATTTACCTGGCGTGACAATAATGCCGGCTCGGGTTAGTGTTTTGGCATCTGATGGCAAGCGGCTGTTTCTGTTTTGTGAGAACCGGAAACGCCGAACTGGAGGAAATCGAATTGATAATCAAGAAGAGCACTGTAACCCTGCTGGCCGGTATTGCCGGGTTGGTGATGATGAGTGCACCGTCGCAGGCAACGCCTGCGGCCGCACAACATTTTTCGGCGGTCATGGCATTCAGTGACGGGGCTTCCGTTGTGCAGATAGCCAAGAAAAAGAAGCGCAGGCGGCTCAGGAGATTTCGCAAGCGGCGGCGGGGCTTCAATCATTTCCACAATGGTTTTTACTATGCACAGCCGTTCTGGTCCTATGGAGATTTCTACGAGGACGATTACGACTTTTATGACGACGATGATTATGACGAGCCGGATTATGCCCGTGGCGGCGGCGACCATGAAGACTGGTGCCGCAGGAAGTATCGCTCATACAAAGTTCGCACCGATACCTGGACCGACTATGACGGCAATACGCGGCGCTGCAACAGTCCGTTTGGCCGAGACTGATTGACAGAATAATGTGAAAAGGCAGGCTCCGGAGCCTGCCTTTTTTATCTTGTGGTGAGCTTCAGTTCGATACGGCGATTGCGGGTTTTGGCATCTTCCGAGACGCCCGGGTCTATGGGCTGAAACTCACCAAATCCGGCAGCAACCAGATGCTGGGGCGGGATTCCCTGTTCCGCCAACGCCTCGACCACGGCAATGGCACGCGCTGACGACAGTACCCAGTTGGACGGGAACAGCGGTGTGTTGATCGGGTCGTCATCAGTATGACCGTCCACCTGCAACACCCAGTTCAAATCCTCCGGTATCTCACGCACCAGTTGCTGCATAGCTACTGCCAGCTTGGCAATTTCCAGTTGGCCCGTCGGTGACAGGGCGGCAGCACCCTTGGCAAACAGCACCTCGGACTGGAACACGAACCGGTCTCCGACCACGCGGATATCGTCGCGGTTGGCCAGAATGCGGCGCAGTCGGCCGAAGAATTCCGACCTGAACCGGTTTAGTTCCTGTACCCTCTGGGCCAGCGCGACATTCAGCCGGCGGCCGAGATCGACGATCTGCGAACGGCTTTCCTGATCCTGCTTTTCGGCAGCCTCGAGCGCATCGTTCAAGGCCCCGATCTGCCTGCGCAGGGCAGCGATCTGCTGGTTCAGCAATTCAACCCGCGCCAGTGCTTCGGATGAAACTTTCTTCTCACCTTCGAGCCGTTGCTGCAGGGCTGACAATTGCGTGCCTGCCTCATTGCCCTGTGACCTGAAAGTGTCGACAACGCCCTGCAACTGGCTGGTTTCGTCGCGGGCGGATTTGAGATCGTCGGTCAGTGCGGCAAGGGTGGTTTCAACTTCAGCTTTTGACGACTTCTCCAGCGCAAGCAACTCGGTAAGTTCGCTGATCTCAGAGCGCAACCTCGAAAGCGCGCTGTCCTGGCCGGAGATTTCGCGTGCCTGCAGGAACTGGGTAATCATGAACACCGACAGCAGGAAAGTAATAACCAGCAGCAGTTGCGCCATGGCATCCACAAAGCCGGGCCAGTAAAAGCCGGAGCTGTCCTGGCCACGCCTGCGTCCTCTGCCGAGACCCGCCACCGCCTAACTCCGGCCCCGGCCCGGAGGTGCGCCGACGCGCGCCAGCATGCGCTTGATCTCGGCGTTTTGCTCAGACTGCTGCTGGGCCCACTGACGCACGACCTTCTGTTCTTCACGCATTTGCTGCACAAGCCCGTGTACCGCACCGGCGAGCTGCTCCATGGATTCGGCATTCTGCGGCGCGCCGCCATTGGATTGCACCGCTGTTTCAAGTGTGCGGTTGATCCGGTCCATGCCTGAACGAAGTGTCGACATTTCGGCTGCAATGTGCGGCGGCAGGTCGACGCTGCTGGCATATTCACCGGCATCAATATCGGTCAATGTGGCGAGCCAGTCTTCCAGGTCGTTGTAAAAACGATTCTGTGCCTGGCTGGCCTGCAATTCCAGGAAGCCGAGAACCAGCGAGCCGGCAAGGCCGAACAGGGAGGACGAGAACGACGTGCCCATGCCGGCAAGCGGCGCTTCGAGGCCCGCTTTCAGTTCTTCAAACACGGTGCCGGACTGGGCAGTGGAAATATTGAGCGAGCGGATGGTCTCTCCGACGGCTGAAACGGTTTGCAACAGGCCCCAGAAGGTGCCCAGCAGGCCGAGGAAAATAAGCAATCCGATCATGTAGCGCGAAATATCCCGGGCTTCATCCAGGCGCGAGGCCAGTGAGTCGAGCAGCGAGCGCAGGGTTATCGGCGACAGGATGGTCAGGCCTTCACGGTCGCGAAGCTGGGCGGCCATGGGCGCCAGCAGGCGCGGGAGATGCGGAATCTCCAGGCCGGGATTGGCAATCCGGAAGCTGTTGACCCAGTTTACTTCCGGCCACAGCCGAAACACCATCCGGAACGTGTAGGCGATGCCCAGCAGCAGAACCACGACGATGAGGCCGTTAAGGCCGGGATTGGCCATGAAGGCAATCTGGATATTGGGAAACAGAACGGCTGAGCCGATACAGATTAGAATGGTGAAAACCGCCATGCGGACGAGATACACCCGCGGCAGTTCCAAGACTTTCAGATGATCCGATGCCAGCATGCCGATCTCATGTCCTTCCCGAGCACAAATTTATCCGCAGTGTAGCCAAAGATTCAACCTTGTCACGTCTCTACAACGATTCAGGTTTTGAATGAAACAAAACCGCACTCTATCCCTTTGTCAGCGTATTTCTTTTTCGCAAAACAGGGTCCGCTGCCGCGAGAAGTGCGCTGAGAGAATCGGTTGACGGTAGTTGAGGCGTGTGGACGTTTTGCGGCATTTCGCTACTCGCCGGCACGCGCCGCCTTGATACAGGCTTTCAGCCCGGACTGCATATGCTCATTGCCTGCCATGATGTCGCCGGTGTTCATGACATCGGGGCCACCATCGATGTCGGCAGCAAAACCGCCTGCTTCGCGCACCATGACGATGCCGGCACAGATGTCCCAGGGTTGCAGGCCGCGTTCCCAGTAGCCGTCAAGGCGTCCTGCCGCCACCCATGCAAGGTCAAGCGATGCGGTGCCGGCCCTGCGGATGCCGGCGGCCTTTGCCTGTACCTGGGCAAGCTCACGCCTGAACTCGGCATGATCACCGCGTCCGCGATGGGGGATGCCGCATGCGATGACGGCGTCCGAGATATCGCGGCGACCGGATACGCGCAGACGACGGTCGTTCAGATAGGCGCCGCCACCGCGCTCAGCGGCGAAAAGTTCGTCGGTGATCGGGTTGTAGATAACGCCAGCAACCGGTTCGCCATTGCGGGTCAGGCCGATCGAGACGGCAAAATGCGGGATGCCGTGAATGAAATTCGTAGTACCGTCAATCGGATCCACCACCCAGACGTGCTGCCCGTCCGTGCCGGCGATCTCGCCGCCTTCTTCCAGCTGGAATCCCCATTTCGGGCGCGCTTTCTTCAGTTCCTCAACGATAACCTTTTCAGCCTTGCGGTCGGCCCGGGTGACAAAATCTGCCGGGCCCTTTTGCGATACCTGAAGATTTTCGACTTCACCGAAGTCGCGTGATACGGCACGCGCCGCCTTGCGGGCAGCGCCGGTCATGACGGTAATAAGGGGGGAGGCTGGCATGGTCCGATATCAGCCTTCGGACGCGCGGCGAACGTAGGTCACCTCACTGGTGTCGACGATAATCTTTTCACCGGTTCCGATAAACGGCGGCACCATGACCTTGAGACCGTTTTCCAACAGCGCCGGCTTGTAGGACGAAGACGCTGTCTGACCCTTCACCACCGCATCAGCCTCGGTGATTTCAAGGGTCACATAGTCGGGAAGGGAAATGCCCAGAGGCTTTTCCTCGTATGTTTCCACGGTGACCATCATGCCATCCTGCAGGAAGGCCGTGCGCTCGCCGACAAATTCTTCCGGCAGTTCGATCTGCTCATAGGTTTCATTGTCCATGAACACCAGCATGTCGCCCTGCTGATAGAGGAACTGAAAATCTTTCTGCTCAAGGCGTACTCTTTCGACGGTTTCCGAAGACCGGAAGCGCTCGTTCAGCTTGGTGCCGTTGACGATGCCCTTCATCTCGACCTGGGCAAAGGCGCCGCCCTTGCCGGGTTTTACGTGACCGACCTTGACCGCAATATAGAGGTCTCCATTGTGCAAAAGCACATTGCCGGGCTTGATTTCATTGCCATTGATTTTCATTCGAGATACCTGGAGTTTTCAAAGAACGCGGAAACCGACGGCAATTCATGCCGTCCTGTTGGCCGGGGTTTAGCAGGGCTGGCCCGTAATGGGTAGCGGAAAGTGGCAGTTATAATTGACGCGGGCACTTCAAGCCGCGATTGTGCGGGCCATAGAGTCAACTCACCCGAGCCGGGAGCGCCGCCTGCATGCCTGTCATTTCGTTTCTGTCCACCACGCACTTTGATCACGGTGCCATCTCTCAATTGCAGAAATCGCTGGATCGCAACAACATCAAGCGACCCCTGATTGCCACCGACAAGGGCATCGTTGCTGCCGGTATCCTGGATACGGTTACCGGTGCGATAAACGAGGGCGCAGCCGCACCGGTGTTTGATGATACGCCGGGAAATCCTACCGAGCGTGCCGTCATGGCGGCATTGGCAGTTTATGAAGCAGAAGGGTGTGACGGTGTGATCGCGCTCGGCGGGGGCTCCGCCATGGACCTGGGCAAGACGGTAGCGCTGCTGGCCGGCTCCGGCGGGCCGCTGAGCCAGTTCGACCCGCTGCAGGGCGGCAACAAGCTGGTCAAGAAAATGGCCCCTGTGATTGCTGTCCCGACCACTTCTGGCACCGGTTCCGAAGTGTCGCTGGGCATGGTCATCATCATGGAGGACGGGCGCAAACTGACCTTCGGCAATCCGAAATTCGTTCCTACCGTGGCCATATGTGATCCCGAACTGACGCTGGGCCTGCCGCCACTGCTGACGGCGGCAACCGGCATGGATGCCATTACCCACTGCATCGAGGCGTTTCTGACCCCGACGATAAACCCGCCGGCAGACGGGGTGGGGCTGGACGGGCTGTGGCGCGGATGGCGCAACCTCGCCAAAGCAGTGAAGGACGGCTCAGACAAGGATGCCCGCTGGGAGATGATGATGGCGTCGACCGAAGGCGCGCATGCGTTCACCATGGGGCTGGGCGCGGTACATGCCATGAGCCATGCCATCGGGCGACGTGAAGATTTACGCCTGCATCACGGTACGCTGAATGCAGTGATCCTGCCGGCAGTGCTGCGGTTCAATGAACCGGGCTGTGAGGACAAATACGATCGCCTCCGGTCTACCATGGGACTGACTGCCGGGGCTGATCTGGCGGTGGCTATTGAAGAACTGAACGCAGATATCGGCCTGCCATCGGGTCTGGGCGCCATGGGGGTCAGCGAAGACATGATCGAGGATTTTGTGCCGCATGCCCTGGCTGACCTTGCCCATCGCACCAACCCGCGTGAGGCGTCTGCGGAAGACTATGCTGCGTTGTTCAGACAGGCCATGTAGTGATCCGGCGACAGCGTCTTACGGGTCAGTTCAAGCGTGTCGTCAATATTTTGAAGCCGGCGAACCCGAAAGCAACGGCGAACGCTGCTTCGAAGCATCGCCGTAACTTCCTATACCCGGCTACCATTGGAGCGCTGGAAAACAGCAAGGCATAGCCGTGAAAGACAAGCAGGCTCTGCAAGCCGACTGCCGCCACCACCAGAACCAGCGATGTGGCTTGAGAGCCTGCCGGAATTCCCACGGCAAACAACGAGCCGAAAAACAACACGGCTTTCGGATTGGTGAGATGTAATGCCAGTCCCCTGGCATAGGCCGTTTTCAACGATGACACTTCGGCATACCTTGCCGCTTCACCTGAACCGGCAATTGCAGACCGTGCTGATTTGAAAGCCAGAAACAGAAGATAACATGCTCCCAGATACCGGATCACTTCAAACGCCCAGGCATTCGCAGACATGAGAGCCCCCATACCCAAAGCAGCGGCAATCGACCAGGCCCAGGAACCGCTGGTCACACCTGCTGCCAGAGCCAGACCATAGCGGCGGCCTGACGTCATGGATGTTCCGGCAATTGCCAGAGTGGCGGGGCCGGGGCTGGCCGTCGAGATAAAGGCGGCCAGCAGGATGAGCGGTAGATCTATCTCACTTGTCATAACCCGATGGTGGCAGTCTTTCATGCCGTGTTCAACCTGAACCCTCAGCCGGCCATCAGGTTGCGAATCGACCCGAACAGCAATGAACAGCCGATGATGAGCAGGCCGATGAAAAACAGCCTGCTGAACTGGGCTTCGGATATGGACTGCCGGTAACGCCTGCCCAGCCACAATCCGAAGAAGGCCGGGATCAGGGCCAGTGTCGAAATGACCGTCAGGTCGCCGGTCATCAACGACCGGCTGGTCAGGGAAACCGCAAGTGTTGTCGAAATGGTCACGAAGGTCACGCCGAGGGCCTGGACCAGCATGTCGCGATGCATGCCGAGCGCCTGCAGGAACAAGATGCCCGGCACGATGAAGTTGCCGGTCATGCCGAACATCAGGCCACCCAGTGCCGAACAGATGACCGACCAGAGGGTTTCTCTTTCCGGTGCCGGTGCCGGGGTACGAAAGCGGGTAAACGATATCAGTGAGTTCAGAACCAGAATGATGCCGAGCATGGCGACCAGATAATCGGACCGTGCCGCCGCCAATACCTGAATACCACCCCAGACGCCGACAATGGCGGTCAGCAGGAATGGCCAGAATCGGGTCAAAATCTCCTTCAGATGCGGACCGGTCAGCGCTTGCCAGAGGTTCGTAACCATCAGTGGAATGACAACAACGGCGAGGCTGGTTTTCAGGCCGAGCGGCAGTGTCAGTACTGCAAGGGTCACTGTCGGCAGGCCGAGCCCGATAGTGCCCTTGACGAAACCGGCGGCAACAAACGTAACGGCAAGCAGCGCCAGTATTTCGGGGGTCCACATGAGGGCAGGAAGTAGCAGCGTGGCTGTGTAATGGCCAGTGGGTTTTACGCGACGCATAACATGCAGTCTGCCTGCGCATGACGCGTGAGCTACGACTTGACCGCCTGCTTGGCTGTATCGAATTCCGCGCGGCGGCGGGCGAGCTCTTCGGGTGAGAGTTTGGCCGGGTTGGAATAGTCGTCTTTCCAGCTGTCGTCACCGGGTTTCCACTCCAGCGGCGACACAAGTGTGGTGCGCGGGCGCGATACAATCTCCAGTGCGCTCAGAGCCAGTCCAAGGGTGAAGTGCTGGCTTTCCTCGTCAAACGGCTTGCCGGCAGCGTTACCGAGCGGAAAATCCGAGAATACAAATCGCGGCACACCGCAATGCTCGACGATGTCTTTGGCGCAGCCCATGATGACTGTGGCGATACCGGCAGTTTCCAGGTGCCGTGCGGCCAGCGACATCGACTGATGACAGACCGGGCAATTGGCAACCAGGATGGCTGCCTGGGTGCCTTCATCGGCCAGTGCCTCGAGCAGGGCAGGCGCATCCTTGTCGATATTCGTGCGTTGCGACCTGTTGGTTGGAAACCCG
Above is a window of Anderseniella sp. Alg231-50 DNA encoding:
- a CDS encoding flagellar motor protein MotA, which produces MLASDHLKVLELPRVYLVRMAVFTILICIGSAVLFPNIQIAFMANPGLNGLIVVVLLLGIAYTFRMVFRLWPEVNWVNSFRIANPGLEIPHLPRLLAPMAAQLRDREGLTILSPITLRSLLDSLASRLDEARDISRYMIGLLIFLGLLGTFWGLLQTVSAVGETIRSLNISTAQSGTVFEELKAGLEAPLAGMGTSFSSSLFGLAGSLVLGFLELQASQAQNRFYNDLEDWLATLTDIDAGEYASSVDLPPHIAAEMSTLRSGMDRINRTLETAVQSNGGAPQNAESMEQLAGAVHGLVQQMREEQKVVRQWAQQQSEQNAEIKRMLARVGAPPGRGRS
- a CDS encoding inositol monophosphatase family protein, encoding MPASPLITVMTGAARKAARAVSRDFGEVENLQVSQKGPADFVTRADRKAEKVIVEELKKARPKWGFQLEEGGEIAGTDGQHVWVVDPIDGTTNFIHGIPHFAVSIGLTRNGEPVAGVIYNPITDELFAAERGGGAYLNDRRLRVSGRRDISDAVIACGIPHRGRGDHAEFRRELAQVQAKAAGIRRAGTASLDLAWVAAGRLDGYWERGLQPWDICAGIVMVREAGGFAADIDGGPDVMNTGDIMAGNEHMQSGLKACIKAARAGE
- the efp gene encoding elongation factor P, with protein sequence MKINGNEIKPGNVLLHNGDLYIAVKVGHVKPGKGGAFAQVEMKGIVNGTKLNERFRSSETVERVRLEQKDFQFLYQQGDMLVFMDNETYEQIELPEEFVGERTAFLQDGMMVTVETYEEKPLGISLPDYVTLEITEADAVVKGQTASSSYKPALLENGLKVMVPPFIGTGEKIIVDTSEVTYVRRASEG
- a CDS encoding iron-containing alcohol dehydrogenase produces the protein MPVISFLSTTHFDHGAISQLQKSLDRNNIKRPLIATDKGIVAAGILDTVTGAINEGAAAPVFDDTPGNPTERAVMAALAVYEAEGCDGVIALGGGSAMDLGKTVALLAGSGGPLSQFDPLQGGNKLVKKMAPVIAVPTTSGTGSEVSLGMVIIMEDGRKLTFGNPKFVPTVAICDPELTLGLPPLLTAATGMDAITHCIEAFLTPTINPPADGVGLDGLWRGWRNLAKAVKDGSDKDARWEMMMASTEGAHAFTMGLGAVHAMSHAIGRREDLRLHHGTLNAVILPAVLRFNEPGCEDKYDRLRSTMGLTAGADLAVAIEELNADIGLPSGLGAMGVSEDMIEDFVPHALADLAHRTNPREASAEDYAALFRQAM
- a CDS encoding LysE family transporter; translation: MTSEIDLPLILLAAFISTASPGPATLAIAGTSMTSGRRYGLALAAGVTSGSWAWSIAAALGMGALMSANAWAFEVIRYLGACYLLFLAFKSARSAIAGSGEAARYAEVSSLKTAYARGLALHLTNPKAVLFFGSLFAVGIPAGSQATSLVLVVAAVGLQSLLVFHGYALLFSSAPMVAGYRKLRRCFEAAFAVAFGFAGFKILTTRLN
- a CDS encoding sulfite exporter TauE/SafE family protein, whose product is MWTPEILALLAVTFVAAGFVKGTIGLGLPTVTLAVLTLPLGLKTSLAVVVIPLMVTNLWQALTGPHLKEILTRFWPFLLTAIVGVWGGIQVLAAARSDYLVAMLGIILVLNSLISFTRFRTPAPAPERETLWSVICSALGGLMFGMTGNFIVPGILFLQALGMHRDMLVQALGVTFVTISTTLAVSLTSRSLMTGDLTVISTLALIPAFFGLWLGRRYRQSISEAQFSRLFFIGLLIIGCSLLFGSIRNLMAG
- a CDS encoding glycine/sarcosine/betaine reductase selenoprotein B family protein; translated protein: MGEPLAYMQRTREWYLALGYGNPYKWAHNEDVPFSGLGRPIAKSRVALVTTAALLKPGAGDQGPGAAYNGAAKFHDMWSHPVSPVPDVRISHIAYDRNHTTAEDPRTWFPLEALKQAGLSGRIGSLTTHVYGFPTNRSQRTNIDKDAPALLEALADEGTQAAILVANCPVCHQSMSLAARHLETAGIATVIMGCAKDIVEHCGVPRFVFSDFPLGNAAGKPFDEESQHFTLGLALSALEIVSRPRTTLVSPLEWKPGDDSWKDDYSNPAKLSPEELARRRAEFDTAKQAVKS